One window of the Nicotiana tabacum cultivar K326 chromosome 4, ASM71507v2, whole genome shotgun sequence genome contains the following:
- the LOC107829677 gene encoding putative plastid-lipid-associated protein 13, chloroplastic: protein MATSIQNLVPPFSCRRLSNMSSFPSLSSPIAIFRRRNARNKLKGMCRAMVEQTVQGGGAASAFAKEMERLSAKESLLLAFKDAGGFEALVTGKITDVQRIDVNERIIGLERLNPTPRPTTSNNLEGLWNFEWFGAGSPVLIFAKFLFGRIPPTLANLSKLDVLIKDGYGTATAQVKLLNSIENKFIISTKYSVEGPLRMKEEYVEGTFESPKVNEEAVPEQLRGAFGQAFNTVQQLPVPIKDAVSSGVKVPLGGTFQRLIMISYLDDEILIVRNAAGEPEVLTRLEAPPETEPIIEYES, encoded by the exons ATGGCTACTTCAATTCAAAATTTAGTTCCACCATTTTCTTGCCGGCGTTTGAGCAATATGTCGTCGTTTCCATCCCTTTCTTCTCCAATTGCCATTTTCCGACGCAGAAATGCAAGAAACAAGTTAAAGGGTATGTGTAGAGCAATGGTGGAGCAGACAGTACAAGGAGGAGGGGCTGCTTCTGCTTTTGCTAAAGAAATGGAACGGCTTTCTGCTAAAGAGTCTCTTCTTCTTGCT TTCAAGGATGCTGGTGGGTTTGAGGCATTGGTCACTGGGAAGATAACAGATGTACAACGCATTGATGTGAATGAGAGGATCATTGGTCTCGAGAGGCTCAATCCGACACCTCGTCCCACAAC GTCTAACAATTTGGAAGGCCTATGGAATTTTGAGTGGTTTGGAGCTGGTAGCCCGGTACTCATTTTTGCCAAATTTTTGTTTGG GAGAATTCCTCCGACGTTggcaaatttatcaaaattagaTGTGCTGATCAAGGATGGATATGGGACTGCCACTGCACAAGTCAAATTACTAAATTCG ATTGAGAATAAGTTTATCATCTCCACCAAGTATAGTGTTGAGGGGCCTCTTCGTATGAAAGAAGAGTATGTTGAAGGGACATTTGAATCTCCAAAGGTCAATGAGGAAGCTGTACCTGAACAACTGAGAGGTGCTTTTGGCCAGGCTTTTAACACTGTGCAACAACTTCCTGTCCCCATTAAAGATGCTGTGTCCAGTGGGGTGAAAGTTCCTCTCG GAGGGACCTTTCAGAGACTTATTATGATTTCTTACCTTGACGACGAGATCCTG ATCGTAAGGAATGCTGCAGGAGAACCTGAGGTCCTAACAAGGTTGGAGGCACCACCTGAAACGGAACCAATAATCGAATATGAGAGTTAA